The following is a genomic window from Thalassoroseus pseudoceratinae.
CACGAACATCCGTCAGCGAGCGCTGGTGAATCAACGCATCCACGGGATCAAACGCCTGAGCCAATGTCTGCGATGGGTAGAGCAATGCGAAGTTCGACATGTTGTTTGCCGATTCACCATCGTCAGTCTTCTTCTGCTTGAAGACCAGCTGCGGGATCGGGTGCCGTCGTTCGTTTTTGGCGTGAAAGTATTTGCGGTTCTCCTTCTCCTGCGGATCGACGGAAGCAATGTTGCCAACGGTCCTGCGTTCCACCTCGTAGGAAATCAGCGACGACAACATTCGAGGAACCATCAACCATGCCGAGAAGATCAACGTCTTGGAGAATCCATCGGTCCCCTCGAATGCTCCTGAAGGCGGATAGCAGGGCAGACTCGGAGGAATCCAGAGCAGATTCTCGCCATTGTCAGCCAGCACTTCGTTTAGCACCTGATTCAGCTTGGCATTTGCCGAAGCACTGTCACCGTTCAAAATCACGTCGTACTGCTTCACTCGGCGATGGTTGATCCACGCCGACGAATTGGACTTTAACTGCCGTCGCACATCGGACTCATCCTTCCTTTCACGAAGCCGATCTTTGATCTTGTAGCCATCCAAGAAAGACAGCGGGAACGGAGCGGACTTGCAGAACTCGACAGGGGCATGGAGCTGTTGATGGGACTTTCCGTTCGTCTCGTTCAGGTAACGGACCACATTATCGGTGGCAACGAAGTTGTTGATGTCGCCTGCCGAGATGTGCAGCGGGTCCGACTGCCATTTATCCACCGTCATGGCGTTAAAGTCTTCGGACACGCTCAGTCGTTCGGTACGGCACATGACCCGGCGCAGAATGCCCTGAACCGCATCCCGGTGGGACGAGTCGATCTCTCCAGTCTTCACGTTGAGTTCAAGTAGTTGCTTGAAGAGTGCTTGGCGATGATCTTCGTAATCCGCCAGAGCATCACCGTCTTCGTCGAAGAGAAACCCGAGAATCGTGCGAAACTCCTTGTAATGCTCCTCACCGCTCTCGCAAGGCGAGTCGCCGGTGTACGCCTTGAACGGTGTCGCAGACAGCAGAAGGATCCTGGCGTCTTGCCTCCCGAAGATGCGTCGTGCGATCTCGGATGCTTCCGACTCGCCATCTTGACTGACAAGTTCTTTGAACCTCTGGAACTCGTCGAGAATGTAGATGTCGGCGTCGATGTACTCGACGCAAACTTCCGAAAGCACATCCTTTAGTTCACAAACAAGATGGTTCGAGGCGTCTCGGTACTGGCCGAAGTTCTTTAACGTCAGCAGTTGAGCGAGTCCGTAAACGGCATCGTAGAGCGAGATCGACTTGTAGATGTCGAGGCACTCAAACAACGGGCAGTCCGTGTATTTGATGCGTTTCTTCTTGATGGCCTTGAGGAATCGGCCTGCGCAGTCAGATCGCAATGGATATCCGCACGGCTCGTCACGCTGCTTGTAAAGTGCCTTGTACCAATCGCTGGCAGCCCTCTGGACCGACGCCCGGAGCATCACCGCCAGAGCTTTCGGATAGTAGCTCAAATTCTCGTCTTGCATCAGCAACGAATACAGAATCTTCCGTTCATCCTGTTGGCCCGTGTTGCTGCCCTTGTTGAAGGATGTCGCTGGGGTGAGCGTATTGAGACGCAGCACGCCTTCGTCGCTGCCCTCGGGTTCCCACGCAAGATAGGTGAGACGGCTCGCAAAGCGGTCGTAGGAACGC
Proteins encoded in this region:
- a CDS encoding helicase-related protein, with product MNKHHVDEHVERSLAALKDFQRATVKVVYDNLYNKGQQRMLVADEVGLGKTIVARGVIAQRIKEKIESGDTTPLKVTYICSNQVIAHENVGKLDIYPDQRSYDRFASRLTYLAWEPEGSDEGVLRLNTLTPATSFNKGSNTGQQDERKILYSLLMQDENLSYYPKALAVMLRASVQRAASDWYKALYKQRDEPCGYPLRSDCAGRFLKAIKKKRIKYTDCPLFECLDIYKSISLYDAVYGLAQLLTLKNFGQYRDASNHLVCELKDVLSEVCVEYIDADIYILDEFQRFKELVSQDGESEASEIARRIFGRQDARILLLSATPFKAYTGDSPCESGEEHYKEFRTILGFLFDEDGDALADYEDHRQALFKQLLELNVKTGEIDSSHRDAVQGILRRVMCRTERLSVSEDFNAMTVDKWQSDPLHISAGDINNFVATDNVVRYLNETNGKSHQQLHAPVEFCKSAPFPLSFLDGYKIKDRLRERKDESDVRRQLKSNSSAWINHRRVKQYDVILNGDSASANAKLNQVLNEVLADNGENLLWIPPSLPCYPPSGAFEGTDGFSKTLIFSAWLMVPRMLSSLISYEVERRTVGNIASVDPQEKENRKYFHAKNERRHPIPQLVFKQKKTDDGESANNMSNFALLYPSQTLAQAFDPVDALIHQRSLTDVREELVARINKLIDEAELHQFETSNGEPDRWYWAAPLLLDRHIEFVGLADWLFSDDLPYDSGYFDDENKDGSSKAKHFEEFAQCFREPMDAKLGPLPSDLAEVLADMAIASPAVIALRTVNNHFEPSFQDRSHFAFELAHEFLTLFNKPESIASIRLSTRRAAYWRRVLQYCVDGCLQSVMDEFFHVLKADCPSIWEMYERLIDSMNLRTVPVKVDDLNSFLNHKTRNMRCHFAVELGNQRIETDDGKKRVKGIRLNFNSPFRPFVLATTSIGQEGLDFHTYCRKIVHWNLPSNPIDLEQREGRINRFKGLVIRQQIAAKYGRHLSEESLGDDGVWEALFEVAEQHERLGTGKCELIPFWHVEADRFQIERIIPFYPFSRDRARLSTLLKTLALYRLAFGQPRQAELVEHLLTNISETRITEIRDRLMIDLSPINFGPFEDGRAV